One genomic window of Cellulophaga sp. Hel_I_12 includes the following:
- a CDS encoding family 43 glycosylhydrolase, with the protein MNWNPNSIKIKRKKLKSLYALLFFMVSTPILIAQNPISPPGVYIADPSAKVFDDGRLYVFGSTDESELYYCSAKHDIMHTTDMQYWNITKNVFASKGENDQVPYNDAVLFAPDATKKDDTYYLYYCQPDINAPEGVATSKSATGPFTNGKKIDLNGHNQIDPSVFIDDDGTAYYLWGQFSLKMAKLQPNMTAIDATTLQTDIITEKEHFFHEGAYLTKRKGLYYLVYSDISREDKPTCLGYATSISPFGPYTYRGVIIDNNGSNPGNWNNHGSIAEFENQWYVFYHRSTHGVRTMRKACVEKISFLEDGSIPEVEMTSQGSGLPLPATSKIDAASACLLQGNVRITRASESNEILSKFKNKDVAIFKYLDFGDGVTSVSIRIKSSDGGKLNLYSDKPWYKKLAALKIEPNQEWQILSYPVKNETGIHALWLETTGNEEELFEIDWFQFE; encoded by the coding sequence ATGAATTGGAATCCAAATAGCATTAAGATCAAAAGAAAAAAATTAAAAAGTCTGTACGCGCTACTTTTTTTTATGGTTTCTACCCCAATACTCATTGCCCAAAATCCCATCTCGCCTCCCGGTGTGTATATCGCTGATCCATCGGCCAAGGTTTTTGATGATGGCAGGCTTTATGTTTTCGGTTCGACCGATGAAAGTGAGCTTTATTATTGTTCGGCAAAGCATGATATCATGCATACAACAGATATGCAATATTGGAATATCACTAAAAATGTATTCGCTTCAAAAGGAGAAAATGATCAAGTACCATACAATGATGCTGTGCTCTTCGCGCCAGACGCCACAAAAAAAGATGACACTTATTATCTATATTATTGTCAACCAGACATCAATGCTCCTGAAGGTGTTGCCACTTCAAAAAGTGCCACAGGTCCGTTTACAAACGGTAAGAAAATTGATTTGAATGGTCATAACCAAATAGATCCTTCAGTTTTTATTGACGATGATGGAACAGCCTACTATTTATGGGGACAATTTAGTCTTAAAATGGCAAAACTTCAGCCCAACATGACCGCCATTGATGCGACAACACTTCAAACCGATATCATCACGGAAAAAGAGCATTTTTTTCATGAAGGAGCGTATCTGACTAAAAGAAAAGGACTTTACTATTTAGTCTATTCAGATATCAGTCGGGAAGACAAGCCAACCTGTTTGGGTTACGCAACCAGCATCTCTCCTTTTGGTCCTTACACTTATAGAGGTGTGATTATTGACAATAATGGTTCTAATCCGGGTAACTGGAATAATCATGGCTCCATTGCGGAGTTTGAGAACCAATGGTATGTGTTTTACCATCGTTCGACCCATGGGGTTAGAACTATGAGAAAAGCCTGCGTAGAAAAAATCAGTTTTTTAGAAGATGGGAGCATCCCTGAAGTGGAAATGACCAGTCAAGGCTCAGGATTGCCGCTGCCAGCAACATCTAAAATTGATGCTGCTTCCGCCTGTTTGCTTCAAGGCAATGTTCGTATTACACGAGCTTCTGAATCCAACGAAATCCTTTCAAAATTCAAAAATAAGGATGTCGCCATTTTTAAATATTTAGATTTTGGTGATGGAGTCACTTCAGTTTCCATCCGAATTAAATCGTCTGATGGAGGTAAATTAAATCTCTATTCTGACAAGCCATGGTATAAAAAATTGGCTGCTTTAAAAATCGAACCGAATCAAGAGTGGCAAATTCTATCGTATCCCGTTAAAAACGAAACTGGCATTCATGCACTGTGGCTTGAAACTACGGGAAATGAGGAAGAGTTATTTGAAATCGACTGGTTTCAATTTGAATAA
- a CDS encoding glycoside hydrolase family 2 produces MKNSIIIVCFIFSLHSVSQSVFISSKELEKPTKISLNGIWDFIPIYGTQDPVKSGPEQIDKDAAKIFNEFRNQRQSYQVEVPQMLNRISWWLPNVSMEYEKAEEARVAALPFKTEDLRAGWYMKTIDLTGYDIFEKEIFANFEGIATVSRVYINGNFVGGHLGMFGAFETRLTPHLKVGRSNHLMVYTERGVKSENGDDVVSVAVTVPVTKDMLMSLNSGLFGGFGNGPRAKFLGIWQPVHLTVSNSGGKIEDVFFNPILTGHKIEFSLENHSRETVSGYWSYKITDKHSEELLVEEEFRETVHIPSHETTTLKISKQNLNPKHWTPDHPNLYQLEAYWKNLEGKVIDSYKCQIGYRTVEAHGEQVYLNGKPYWIRGANMPPYGYKSNDSILARNFLQLMHEGNTVVTRTHGNPWNHMWYTAADEVGIGVSSEGVRPWALMTKSPPPPKAILEHWKQEQLESIKEYRNHPSILFYVISNEGLQADHENEEKLSIFKDIIDAVKELDPSRLVFQTSGDPDHNDNADIEDVHAYWGWYESSSFVNDYTKPRRGLTLGHDKPFINQECAVPYSMIDDGSVHPNYVGRYSAQTWIGDIGTLGLDHSYFQDHIYLEGKMKTEKLRYSRSQLPTAGFMLFSNLTWIQHAFTRPPDQWKPFPIYDGVKQGFQPILVALETPQRFFYEEDTVSTNLFIVNDNTKFKDIGKTTVHFSIENPEGKELMTITKLIKDIRYFEVEKIPFTFSLPKLNSTEKKVVFKLKLKNNKDEVISENSYSMVVQKKIGKADDVEKNSVIALGCNERINQFLEDVSDVKSFSKLKSKVDVIILGPNSKAYELNEVKKHLKKTGRLILLQQGENAHAYVQDVIKIPKDLQPGDKPAMKDFMYDSGTADLKAIEYSTGEFVEMLDWDKQKPVFNGLDAMDWKWWMTGNNNPAYVASSSHKLNIENDMVIPLGRFLNSHFYWSGNLKNVYDNKIGYPVFSVKYAWGDIVVCDLVISEAVEYDPRAAITLRNLIYQTIDK; encoded by the coding sequence ATGAAAAATTCAATCATCATCGTATGCTTCATATTTAGTCTTCATTCAGTCTCGCAGAGTGTATTCATTTCATCAAAGGAACTAGAGAAACCAACTAAAATTTCTTTAAATGGTATTTGGGATTTCATACCAATCTATGGCACTCAGGATCCCGTTAAAAGTGGACCAGAGCAAATAGACAAAGACGCCGCTAAAATTTTTAATGAATTCAGAAACCAGAGGCAAAGTTATCAGGTAGAGGTGCCACAAATGCTCAATAGGATTTCTTGGTGGCTACCCAATGTCTCCATGGAATATGAGAAAGCCGAAGAAGCTAGGGTTGCCGCGCTCCCTTTTAAAACCGAAGACCTTCGTGCAGGGTGGTACATGAAAACTATTGACTTAACTGGTTACGACATATTCGAAAAGGAAATTTTTGCCAATTTTGAGGGTATAGCCACAGTTTCTCGCGTGTATATTAATGGGAACTTTGTGGGCGGACACCTTGGTATGTTTGGTGCGTTTGAAACCCGACTTACGCCACATTTAAAAGTAGGACGTTCGAACCACTTAATGGTTTATACGGAACGAGGTGTAAAATCTGAAAATGGTGATGATGTGGTTTCAGTCGCAGTCACGGTACCGGTAACTAAAGACATGTTGATGTCCTTAAATTCAGGTTTATTTGGCGGTTTTGGGAATGGTCCACGTGCCAAGTTTCTTGGTATATGGCAACCAGTACATTTAACGGTTTCTAACTCAGGTGGTAAAATTGAAGACGTATTCTTTAATCCAATCCTAACCGGACACAAAATTGAATTCAGTTTAGAAAACCATAGTAGGGAAACTGTTTCTGGGTATTGGAGTTATAAAATAACCGATAAACATTCTGAGGAATTATTGGTGGAGGAGGAATTTCGTGAGACAGTCCATATTCCTTCACATGAAACAACAACCTTAAAAATTTCAAAGCAGAATTTAAATCCCAAGCATTGGACTCCAGACCACCCAAATCTGTATCAATTGGAAGCCTACTGGAAAAATTTAGAAGGGAAAGTAATAGACAGTTATAAATGCCAAATAGGATATCGCACCGTTGAAGCTCATGGAGAACAGGTATATTTGAACGGAAAACCGTATTGGATCCGAGGCGCAAATATGCCGCCCTATGGGTATAAGTCCAATGACAGTATTTTGGCCAGAAATTTTCTACAATTGATGCACGAAGGCAATACGGTTGTCACCCGAACCCATGGTAACCCTTGGAATCACATGTGGTATACGGCTGCCGATGAAGTGGGCATTGGTGTTAGTAGTGAAGGTGTAAGACCTTGGGCATTGATGACCAAATCACCACCACCACCTAAAGCAATTTTAGAGCATTGGAAACAAGAACAGTTAGAATCCATAAAAGAATATAGAAACCACCCTAGCATTTTGTTTTACGTAATTTCCAATGAAGGCTTACAAGCTGATCATGAGAATGAGGAAAAGCTCTCGATTTTTAAGGATATTATTGATGCCGTCAAAGAGTTGGATCCTTCGAGATTGGTGTTTCAGACCTCAGGAGATCCCGACCATAATGATAATGCAGACATTGAAGACGTACATGCCTACTGGGGATGGTATGAAAGTTCCTCATTTGTAAACGATTACACAAAACCTAGGAGAGGATTGACCTTAGGTCATGACAAGCCATTTATCAACCAAGAATGTGCGGTACCTTATTCAATGATTGACGACGGGTCTGTACACCCTAATTATGTGGGGCGCTATTCCGCGCAGACCTGGATTGGGGATATTGGCACACTTGGTCTGGATCATAGTTATTTTCAAGACCATATTTATTTAGAAGGCAAAATGAAAACTGAAAAGCTGAGGTATAGCCGTAGTCAATTGCCAACCGCCGGCTTTATGCTGTTCAGTAATCTGACTTGGATACAACATGCTTTTACAAGACCGCCTGACCAATGGAAGCCATTCCCCATTTATGACGGTGTAAAACAAGGATTTCAACCCATTCTTGTGGCTTTGGAAACCCCACAACGCTTTTTCTACGAAGAAGATACCGTTTCAACAAACCTATTCATTGTAAATGATAATACCAAATTCAAGGACATAGGAAAAACCACGGTTCATTTTTCAATAGAAAATCCTGAAGGAAAAGAACTCATGACAATAACTAAATTGATAAAAGATATACGGTATTTTGAGGTAGAAAAAATCCCATTCACGTTTAGCCTACCAAAATTAAATTCTACGGAAAAAAAGGTGGTTTTTAAACTTAAACTTAAAAACAACAAGGATGAGGTGATTTCAGAAAACAGCTATAGTATGGTAGTTCAAAAAAAAATAGGAAAAGCAGATGATGTCGAAAAAAATTCAGTAATTGCCTTAGGGTGCAACGAAAGAATAAATCAATTTTTAGAAGATGTATCAGATGTAAAATCGTTTTCAAAATTGAAATCTAAGGTTGACGTTATCATTCTAGGACCGAATTCAAAGGCGTATGAATTAAATGAAGTAAAGAAACATCTTAAGAAAACCGGCCGATTGATTTTGTTGCAGCAGGGTGAAAACGCTCATGCTTATGTACAAGATGTCATCAAAATACCAAAAGATCTTCAACCCGGAGACAAACCTGCAATGAAGGATTTTATGTATGATAGCGGTACTGCCGATTTAAAAGCGATAGAGTATTCTACTGGTGAATTTGTTGAGATGTTGGATTGGGATAAGCAAAAACCTGTTTTTAACGGGTTGGATGCTATGGACTGGAAGTGGTGGATGACAGGAAATAACAACCCTGCTTATGTAGCCTCTTCAAGCCATAAATTGAACATCGAAAACGACATGGTCATTCCTCTGGGACGTTTTTTAAATTCCCATTTCTATTGGTCGGGTAATCTTAAGAATGTTTATGACAATAAGATTGGATACCCCGTTTTTTCGGTAAAATATGCTTGGGGAGACATCGTCGTTTGCGATCTGGTCATAAGCGAAGCTGTGGAATACGATCCGAGGGCTGCCATTACTTTAAGAAATCTAATATATCAAACCATAGATAAATAA